The region TTTCTCCAATGCTTTTAAAAGAAGTCAAAGCAAAATTTCGGAGTCCAACGCCGTCTGGTAAAAAGATGAATATATTTTTTTTCATTTAAATAAAAGCTAAGATTTTAGAAATTATCAGTTTTTAAATGGACAAACTTCCATAAGTCCGTCACATAATTTCTCTATAATTTCTCTTTTAGGAAGATTTGGGAGTTCCTGAAATAGTTTTTCTAGTTCAGCATTCGAATATTTTTCAAGTCTAATTTCCGGTTTAACAAATGGCAATTGAACAGATTCAAAATAATCCTGATATTTTATACCATCTCCGAATACTTTATCTGAAAATTTCTGCCAAACTGCCGGAATATTGTAAGCGTGAGCCACTATCAATCCGTGAAGTGAAGACGAAACAATTTTTTCGCATTCCAAAAACTCAATTGTTTTGGCTTCGACATTGTTTGTCATCATGTCAATAAGTAATATTTCCGGATTGTCTTCAAACCAATTTTGAACTAAACTAAAGTCACTATAATGAGGTATAAAACCAAACTTGTATTTTTTTTCTACTTTCGGATTAAAGTATCTTGGTAACAGTAATGCCGGATCACCGTAAATTTCAGGAACTTCGTAAGAAAGATCCAAAAGAAATTTCCTTGTTTGCGGACCTCGAACGGCTAAAAAAACAGCATTTTTTATTGTAGTATTTCGATCAATAATTCCGCTTCCCCAAACAATACATTTCTGATTTATATTTGCCATAATACTCCCTACTGTCACATAAATTGGCTTTACATAATCCAGAACTGAAAACTTTTTTGGCCATGCAAAAATAACCTTTTTGGAAGAGATTTTTTCTACGAGATATTTTCCAAGAAGATCGCCGTAATTTTCTCTATTTTTCTTTTGAATGATTTTTTCATTCCACCAAAAAAGTCTAATTGTCTTTGACAAAAACATACTACTAAACCTTTTTGTTTTTTAGTTTATCTCTCTGAATTTGTTCGATTGGTAAAATATCAGAAGATTTAAATGTTAGTGCCTGATAAACTGCATTTAAATCACGGGTAAGTTTACGCAATCCCATTGGTTCTAATGAAGCCGCATGATCTGTACCTTTCCAGGTTCTGTCCAAAGTATAATGCCTTTCTATAATATTAGCTCCCAATGTATAGGCTGCAATATCTACTGCAATCCCCAGATGATGCCCGGAAAAACCAATATGTTTAACCTTATGCTCGTATTTTTCTTTTAAAATATTAATATCTAAAAGACAAACATCTTCAAAAGGCACCGGATAACCCGATGTACAGTTGTATAAAACCAAATCCTTATTTCTTCCTTTTTTTGTAAAGAACTCCACTAAAGTATCCGTTTCATCTTTGGTTGTCATTCCTGTAGAAATATGGATTTCTCCAGAATAATTATCACTTAGCCATCCCAACATTTCAAAATTGTTGTTACATGCCGACGGAATTTTAATGAAATCCGGATTCAAAGAAGCAATTTCTTTTGCTGATGTGGTATCCCAAACAGATGTTGAATAAGTAATTCCTATTTCGTCACAATATGCTTTTAGCTCACTATGCTGCTCAACATCAAATTCTAAAAACTCTCTGTGCGCTCCGTAAGTTTCTCCATAAGAATTGGAAAAATTTGGATGTGGTGCATTGTATTGCTCTTCTGTTAGAAGTTCTTTATTATTACGTTTTTGGAATTTAACTGCATCTGCATTTCCAAAGATTTTAGCTATCTTGATTAACTCTTTGGCTATTTCCATTTCCCCTTTATGATTACATCCAATCTCTGCAATCACATAAGGTTTCTTAAATTCCTTCATAACGTTTGTTATACTTTAATATTATTTCACAAGTTTCTCTTATCGCTCCTGCTCCGGAATTATGAGTTAGTACATAATCCGCATTTGCTTTTACAACATCTGTTGCATCAGCTG is a window of Flavobacterium crocinum DNA encoding:
- a CDS encoding N-acetylneuraminate synthase family protein — encoded protein: MKEFKKPYVIAEIGCNHKGEMEIAKELIKIAKIFGNADAVKFQKRNNKELLTEEQYNAPHPNFSNSYGETYGAHREFLEFDVEQHSELKAYCDEIGITYSTSVWDTTSAKEIASLNPDFIKIPSACNNNFEMLGWLSDNYSGEIHISTGMTTKDETDTLVEFFTKKGRNKDLVLYNCTSGYPVPFEDVCLLDINILKEKYEHKVKHIGFSGHHLGIAVDIAAYTLGANIIERHYTLDRTWKGTDHAASLEPMGLRKLTRDLNAVYQALTFKSSDILPIEQIQRDKLKNKKV
- a CDS encoding polysaccharide pyruvyl transferase family protein, producing the protein MFLSKTIRLFWWNEKIIQKKNRENYGDLLGKYLVEKISSKKVIFAWPKKFSVLDYVKPIYVTVGSIMANINQKCIVWGSGIIDRNTTIKNAVFLAVRGPQTRKFLLDLSYEVPEIYGDPALLLPRYFNPKVEKKYKFGFIPHYSDFSLVQNWFEDNPEILLIDMMTNNVEAKTIEFLECEKIVSSSLHGLIVAHAYNIPAVWQKFSDKVFGDGIKYQDYFESVQLPFVKPEIRLEKYSNAELEKLFQELPNLPKREIIEKLCDGLMEVCPFKN